The window CAACATAtcaccacagtagcctacttgtcaAAACGCAGTCAGATTGGACACAATGTACACACTAGCCTCATGAGTCCTTTCCCGGCATCATCATGGAGCATTCATTAGATGTTTAAACAACTTCTGCTCTCACTTGATTGGTTTTAACAGTGGGAGTCATCAGCTAAATAACGGACAAGTGGGAGTTGTTAATAAAGCCTTTATGTGGGGAAAATAGATGAAAATCTGTGTGTTGGCCTCTACATGTTGGAAACATTCTGTCACTGTATTAATGATGGAGCATTGAACTAAAGCATTCATTTGATTTACTTTTGGAACATTTTGTCAAGTTTGGACATGAGGTATACATCTTATAACAAACTGAATGGCAAAAAAAAATCTTATGTTAAACACGGTTTGAGGAATGATGAATGGCAATGTTCATCAGCGCATTGAATGAAGTAGTTAGACAAACAGGGCTAACTGTGACTCACCTAAAtattgaatatgcaatttaattGATATCAAAATATCATTATTCTATTAAGATACTCATCTAGTTCATTGTATCAGACAGGTGAAATGAACCAAGACTAAATACATTAGAAATCTATAATGTCTGTTGGGCAAATTGCCAACTAAAACCACAATCTGCAATCCTCCATGTCATGTTCTGTGATCAGTAGTTCTGTTTGGACTAACTCACATGACCATCTCAGTCTCACTGCTTTACATAATTGAAAGAGAGAAATCGATGTTTCTTGACGAGTCTAGATGTCTACTGGCAGTTACTGAGAGGACGCAGCATTACATGTTCATACTTGACTGCTCAATACTTGTATTTACCTTAGTTCACCCTAGTTGAAGACTTATAGAAATCACTCCCACTGAACATTTTAGGCTCAGTGAAGGGGCTAATTCCACCATAGTGGAGCTGgattaaacaaaggttaaataaaaaaattaaataaaaataataataagttaattagagttaccagcctcagaaattgcagcccaaataaatgcttcacagagttcaagtaacagacacatatcaacatcaactgttcagaggagactgcttgaattaggccttcatggttgaattggtGCAAAGataccattactaaaggacacaaataataagaagagacttgcttgggccaagaaacacgagcaatgacattagaccagtggaaatctgtcctttgatctgatgcattctgcagcgacacgccattccatcttgtttgcgcttagtgggactatcatttgttttcaacaggacaattacctaacacacctccaggctgtgtaagggctatttgaccaagaaggagagtgatggagtgctgcatcagatgacctggcctccacaatcacccgacctcaacccaattgagatggtttgggatgagttgaaccgcagagtgaaggaaaagcagccaacaaaagcagctcagtatatgtgggaactccatcaacttgtaagtcgctctggataagagcgtctgctaaatgacttaaatgtaaaaatgtaaatgtaaaagcattccaagtgaagctggttgagagaatgcgtgtgcaaagctgtcatcaaggcaaagcgtggctactttgaagaatctaaaatataacaaatattttgatttgtttaacactttttatgcttattacatgattccatgtgttatttcatagtgttgatgtcttcactattattgtacaatgtagaaaatagtcaaaataaagaaaaatcattgaatgagtaggtgtgtccaaacttttgactggtactgtatatatatgtttagCCTAGTGATATATTGACTGGTACCTACACTATTTCCTGGTATTGTAAGTTAAGCATTCACTAAACATGTGTTCCCTTTGCAGTGGTTTAGCTTACCATTCAAATCCCTCAGGATATACACTACTGGTAAAGACATATATGTACTATATATGTAAATCTATGGCTTTGCTGGTATGCTCTCCCACACTCCCCCTCAGCCTACCTTGCAGCTTGGTCTTGGGGATCTTGCCGCAGGGCTTGGTGGCGCTCACTGTGTTAGGACAGGTGGCATCCATGAGAGCTCGTTTCAGCACCCCTGTCCGGTTCTTCTTCCCCGTCGCCATGTCACACTCTCCCCAGGCCTGGAAGTCATACTTGCATTCACCTACAGAAAGATGGTTACAACAGACATACATgtacaatacaaaacacacattttACAGGGTTGTTACagacatacctactgtatatacactaccgttcaaaagcttggggtcacttagaaatgcccttgttttttaaagaaaagctaattctttgtccattaaaataacattaataaATCTTCTTCGGGATTGGTGTCCCTTCcatgggatggttgagctaacgtaggctaatgcgattagcatgaggttgtaagtaacaagaacatttcccaggacatagacatatctgatattggcaaaaAGCTTAAATtcatgttaatctaactgcactgtccaatttacagtagctattacagtgaaataatgccatgctattgtttgaggaaagTGCACAAATTTGAACATGAaacgttattaataaacaaattaggcacatttgggcagtcttgatacaaaatgttgaacagaaatgcaaaggttcattggatcagtctaaaacattgcacatacactgatgccatctagtggccaaaatctaaattgcacctgggctggaataatatatgatggcctttctcttgcatttcaaagatgatggtacaaagaaaatacaaaagaacggttgtttttttctttgtattgtcttttaccagatctattgtgttatattctactacattcctttcacatttccttaAACGTCAAcgttttcctttcaaatggtaccaagaatatgcatatccttgcttcagggcctgagctacaggcagttagatttgggtatgtcattttaggcgaaaattgaaaaaaaggggctaatccttgatcagaaatacagtgtagacattgttaatgttgtaaatgactattgtagctgtaaatggcagatttttttatggaatatctacataggcgtacagaggaccattatcagctaccatcactcctgtgttccaatggcacgttgtgttcgctaatccaagtttatcattttaaatggctaattgatcattagaaaacccttttgcaattatgttagcatagctgaaaacggttgtgctgattaaagaagtaatatatctggccttctttagactagttgagtatctggagcatcagcatttgtgggttcgattacaggctcaaaatggccagaaacaaataactttcttctgaaactcgtcagtctattcttgttctgagaaatgaaggctattccatgcgagaaattgccaagaaactgacgatctcgtacaacgctgtgtatgactcccttcacagaacagctccaACTGGCTCTaccacctagctaatgttagagTTAGCcacttagccacctagctaacattcataacaaattggaattcgtaacatattatacGTATTTGTAATAAAGATTTGTAATAAATtatatgaattgcaattcataacatatcattcgaattgtaatttgtaacatatcatacaaaatggatggacagccacaaatgaatacataccatatcatactaatttgagtgtcccagatttgTAATTACTATGTTACGTTTACCCCTAAGTCCAGGTTGCTTGTATTATGGTGATTGTAGCACCCAGAAGACATCCCATAGGTTTTATACAGCTGATCAAGCAGAAAACTAAATGTAATTACATTTTTCGGCCTAGAATCAGCAATTAAGACCTGGACCCTCAAGCTCAGAGAGCTGCTGTTCTGAAACATCCTTTCTTTTACTGGAAAAGGGAATTTTTTAATTTTAGTTTTTATCCATTAAATAATCTGATCTTCTACTCAAAACACCAGAACCGGTAATATTTGCAAAAATATTTACATTCCAACTATTCTCAGCCCCAGGACTTTCTTTATCAACCACCAACTGGTGCACCGTGTTATTAGCCAGTGTATGGATTTCCCTGCCAAGACCGGATTGTCTCCTTTATGCTCCATTTTTCCCAGTTTCTCCACTCTGAAGATTCCATCTGTCTTTCCCATACACAGAcagtctggcattctctgccTTTCAAAGAGGGCCTCCACTCTCTCACTTGATCTTTTATTATCTTTATGGAAGGAAAACATTTAAGAGGTCTACAGGTTGGATTTCATTAAGGATCTTATTTTACATTATATTCAGTCCTCCTTAAACTCCTTCCCCAAGGATGCAGGGCTGTTCCAGGAAAGGATAGCCATGCCCCGTTCTTGTGTGTAAGAATGTGTCcgcattcgtgtgtgtgtgtgtgcgtgtttgtgtgtctgtttgtgtgtctgtcatcCCTCCATCCCGCTCTCCCTTCCTTTTGTTGGACTCTGGCGTAGCTCCCTCTTGGCTGTGACACTCGTTTCCCTACTCCTCTCAGATAAAAGCTTGGGCCGCTGTCACCTGGCTCTGAAATCCCAGGGCACTCGGCTGAGGGGAGCggagggggggatgaggaggggttaACAGGACCATTGTTCTGGGAATTCTACAGGGATCTTCAAAACAGAGTGCTCTAAAAGCGTGTGCCTCTGTACCTATAATTTGGCGTGTAGCATATGTGTAGCATATGGGTATGTGTGAAccttactcctcagcctgaagtgtctcCACTAGCGCCAGAGAATAGCTAGCTTTTCATGTGGCGCCGACTGGTAAGACACTTCAGGTGGGCGGTCACGTGTGCTAGCAAAGCAGAGATCTTGGGTTCAAGTCTGAGTGTGAGCTATAAGCAAGTAGGGAAAGTAGCAGGAAGCCCATGCTCTGTTTGAAGATGACACACATCTCTGCTGTATACACCCAGGCTGTAATTTCCTGAACCATACCATCTTTCTCTGGGGATGTCCATACATGAAAACTGAATTGGAAGCAAAACTGAAATCCTATTCCATTGAGTAGCAGAATGTTTTCCCCTTTAATGGACATGGATACACAACAAAAAGCATGACATAAAATCCCTAGACCAGTCATGTTTGTGCTGTATTATAAATGTGTTTTGAGTCTGCTCCCCATGACCACACTCACACACCTCCAAACTGCTTCTTCCAATTACAGGGGATCTTGCAGCGCTGGGTCTTGATTGTTTGCTTGCAGTCGGTGCCAGTGCGTGTGCCCTCCCTGGTGCCCAGGCCGCAGTCACCCTCGTTGGCCACGCACACACTCCACTGCCACTCCCCACAGTCCGACTTACGCTCCTTCTTCCCTgcaggatcacacacacacacaccaaccttatACTGCAGTCATGTCTGGGACATAATTATGTGGGCTGTAATTAGGCCAGGCTAGAGCTACACTACCACCGTGAAAGGTCAAAGTATTCAAATATATAAAGCACCGAGATATGCATCTGTCATTGTGAGTCTGCAGTGAGCCCCCCTGCTTAAAGTGTATTTATGCACAAATCTGACCTGATTTGAGCTTTGCATCAAATTACCATTCATACCTTGTAGCAGGTACTGTAATAGGAGACCCCCCTCCATCCACATatcatctgtctgtctgactgctgcCAATCTGCCGGTGTTTCTCACCTTGTTTCTCAGCTTTCCCCCCCTCGCCTGCTGTCACTGTGAGGACCAGGAGGGCCATGACGGCCAGAAGCGTCCATTGCTGCTGCCCTGACATgctaggagagagggagaacagacacAGAGGAATAACAAGTACAGCAACATATGTAACTCTGTGGGAGACATTCCATCGAAGGCCTCCCCTTCACCACCCTCTCATTTCTTCACATGAAGGGGCAGACCTGACAAAGAACCACAGCATGCCCCTACTTACATGTATGGTTCACAGTTACAGGTGAAGGCAAGATCAGGCTCTTTGTGGAATAAACGGTTGTTATTTGCTACAATGGCCTGCTGTGTGCTGCACTGTGCTCGTGTCTACAGACGTGTAAGACGACATGGGGAAGTTATCGGCTGTCAGACAATGATACAGACGATTTGGAAATAGAAATAAACCTTTTTTGCATGTACTTTATGAATAGACTAATTGTTTCTCCTCCAGGCGCTCTCCGGCCTCCCAGCGGCCCAATAAAGAGAAGCACCGTTCTAATCGCGGGTGCTGCTGTGCTAGGGAACTCTGGGTGGTGGAATTAGCTCATTCATTCCCTCTTTTCACTTTCCCCCTGTTTATTTTGGAGATACCCTAAAACCCACAGAAGGGGAATCAGCGTGAGATTTAAGCAATTACCGAGCGTCTTGGATGCCAAAATGCTCTACTGTGCCCAAATTACTGCAAAAGGTACAGCCTGGTGGGGAAATCATTTACATTCGGCAATTTTAATTAATCATGAACTGACATGGCTCTTACTGCCGCCCTGACGCACTTGGCCCTGTATTTTTAGTCCTCTCCAGTTTGAGACTGCAGAAGTTGATGCACCCCACGTCTATTAGCGATGCAGGCAAAGTGATAATCAATTTAAAAAGATGGCATTCAAACTCTCTCCTATATTTTATTATTAGCCATTATTAATAGAGCGCTCACTGGTTGAATTCACTTCTGCTCTCAGTGCATCTATATTTAATGACTCTACTCTGAGTTTTAACACATCTGAACCCTTACAATACAGGGCTTGAACCCCCAACAGTGGAAGCATATGGCATACCCACATTAATTGAGAGGcagaataacatttgatttgatttgagaacccTTTTAGACAGACTGTTTTCTTGCCAGAAGCAGTTTTGTGTCAGTCAAACTGTTCAGCCAATGGTCCATTCTTCtctctattccaagaaaaatctTGTTAGTCCAACAGCTTTGATCGTTTCTATGAATAGACAACCTGCGAAATCTAAATAGTTTTCTGAGAAATTCCCCAATCGTACTCCACGTTTGCAACCAACCCATTTTGGAAGCTACTACATTGTGACTTCTCAAAGGAGAAGTCTTTCCCTTTAATGATTCATAAGCAGTCTGCAGATGAGTTACAGTCCAGGTCCAGGTGTAGTTGAGGAGGGCTACAGGTTAAAGGGGGATATCAACCTCCTGCAGCGTTCAGTACATTATGTTCAGACAGCATAGTATGCTGAGGGGTAGACTACAGGGTTTCCCTCATTGCAATGGAATCAAGTGTTCCTCCTTTCACTCACTGGTGCTGTGCATGAAATATTTACACCAgatccctttctgtctctcagaGCATGACAACACTTTCCATAATGGATGAATGGATTGATTCAGTACACCTGACTTTTAGATGCTACATGTGCATCTCCATTGTAAACTTTTACCAAAAAAATAAAGATGTTTttgttgtcacatacaccagataggtgcagtgaaatgtgttgttttacaaggtcagccatagtagtacagtgcCCCTGGACTAAATTAggcttaagtgccttgctcaagggcacatcgatttTACACCTTGTTggctcgggtattcaaaccagcaaccttttggttactggcccaacactctagcTGCtgcgctacctgccgccccactactACAGAGTCGATTGATAATGGCTGAGTTCTCAGATACtgtacacaccatgcatactgtaacatACCCAGGATATCGTATGATATTTAACTTGTATTTGGGAATAAAGTTACGATTTTTTGCGGCCCTGAACCCTGTGAAAAGTAATGTGGGTTTGACTTCCTAAGGTGCTACTTCACCCGCATTGGCCCATAGTGAGATCCAAACTGAGGTAAATAATCTGACAGAGTAACAGTCAGGAAACATTGAGCCAGATTCTTGAATCAATCCCTGTTCTGTCCACTGCTCAGGAACAATTTCTTCTCACTATCCCTCCCAACACCCATAGATCATTTCAAATAGTGggatttacagtggggagaacaagtatttgatacactgccgattttgaaggttttcctacttacaaagcatgtagaggtctgtaatttttatcataggtacacttcaactgtgagagacggaatctaaaacaaaaatccagaaaatcacattgtatgatttttaagtaattaatttgcattttattgcgtgacataagtatttgatcacctaccaaccagtaagaattccggctctcacagacctgttagtttttcttttagaagccctcctgttctccactcattacctgtattaactgcacctgtttgaacttgttacctgtataaaagacacctgtacacacactcaatcaaacagactccaatctctccacaatggccaagaccagagagctgtgtaaggacatcagggataaaattgtagacctgcacaaggctgggatgggctacaggacaataggcaagcagcttggtgagaaggcaacaactgttggcgcaattattagaaaatggaagatgttcaagatgacggtcaatcaccctcggtctggggctccatgcaagatctcacctcgtggggcatcaatgatcataaggaaggtgagggatcagcccagaactacacggcaggacctggtcaatgacatgaagagagctgggaccacagtctcaaagaaaaccattagtaacacactacgctgtcatggattgaaatcctgcagcgcacgcaaggtccccctactcaagccagcgcatgtccaggcccgtctgaagtttgccaatgaccatctggatgatccagaggaggaatgggagaaggtcatgtggtctgatgagacaaaaatagagctttttggtctaaactccactcgccgtgtttggaggaagaagaaggttgagtacaaccccaagaacaccctcccaaccgtgaagcatggaggtggaaacataattctttggggatgcttttctgcaaaggggacaggacgactgcaccgtattgaggggaggatggatggggccatgtatcgcgagatcttggccaaaaacctccttccctcagtaagagcattgaagatgggtcgtgggtggatcttccagcatgacaacgacccgaaacacacagccagggaaactaaggagtggctccgtaagaagcatctcagggtcctggagtggcctagccagtctccagacctgaacccaatagaaaatctttggagggagctgaacgtccgtattgcccagcgacagccccgaaacctgaaggatctggagaaggtatgtatggaggagtgggccaaaatccctgctgcagtgtgtgcaaacctggtcaataactacaggaaacgtatgatctttgtaattgcaaacaaaggtttctgtaccaaatattaagttctgcttttctgatgtatcaaatacttatgtcacgcaataaaatgcaaattaattacttaaaaatcatacaatgtgattttctggatttttgttttagattccgtctctcacagttgaagtgtacctatgataaaaattacagacctctacatgctttgtaagtaggaaaaccttcaaaatcggcagtgtatcaaatacttgttctccccactgtatatcttctCATATCACAACCAGACACCCTATGACAGTGGGATTCAAAGTTGGGGTCGTGAACCTCCAGTTGGGTGCCAAAATTGTACATTTTTATAGACatttagtaaaaataaaaaataaattaccaAACAAATAAGAGTACAGATTATTGTATTGTATTGGACAATATACAAACGTTTTTGATAAAGATTATTTGAAAAATACAATTTTCTTGAGTGAATATATTTGTGACTATTGTCCAATGTCCTCTGTCACATAAGCTAAAGTCTTGCCTGATTATGTATGTCCAGACGTCGATTAACACCCGTTTATTATGAAAATCACATTTATTGACTGTTATTGATGTGGAGATATTGATCATGTGGAATATATTACCTGAATGTGTTTGTACCTTTTTCATACCTTTATTGAAGTTGACTGTCAATTAGGTAATTGGTAGGGTTTGTGATGCATTCTGGGTAATAGGTATTGCTACAATAAACGTATAATTTCGTTGCTTGTTAGACAAGACAtccaggtaacaggttggcttgCTGCCagttagtgctgagcgattaaccaataTATCTGTTATTGTccgttttttaaacaactaattgaccgacaTCAGTTCTATTTCATTCAGTTTTTTTCTTTGAGCTCAATAGTCAAATTGCACAATATCTCTATAGAttaatcagatccagcctgaactgtgcaatatagtagggagttgtagtttccagcaggccaatattctacatagtttagcgcgtaaaacatggtaattaactacaatgactataatatatataatataattgtCCGGTCTGTGTTTCCAAAGAAAGTACAGTATGAAACTATGCATGTTTCTTTACGCCTGCTACGGAGGAGACAAGAATGCGGTATCGTGAGGGGATGTAGAGATCAGCTGTTGCTTGgccaggtatctctacctgaaaatacattatCAAAGtaattgatagttggtattcagcagtcataaaagcatgcattatttactttgaagaactacaaaatagtgatttttgtcagacagcataggcagcagctctatagcgATTAGATAATGACTTGGAATGAATTAAGaaagtaatcaaataaaacaaatgtaatatacacaataattgaattattttattaaagtaaactaatgtgaataaattatggttaataagtgataagcagtaatgggcagtcactaccatcatgggacttttcattgtattcattgttttattctgtgttgttacagcattcaacacaAATATTTGAA of the Salvelinus alpinus chromosome 37, SLU_Salpinus.1, whole genome shotgun sequence genome contains:
- the LOC139565924 gene encoding pleiotrophin-A-like → MSGQQQWTLLAVMALLVLTVTAGEGGKAEKQGKKERKSDCGEWQWSVCVANEGDCGLGTREGTRTGTDCKQTIKTQRCKIPCNWKKQFGGECKYDFQAWGECDMATGKKNRTGVLKRALMDATCPNTVSATKPCGKIPKTKLQDVKKPKREGKKRERTPMD